The Chitinophaga sp. H8 genome contains a region encoding:
- a CDS encoding RNA polymerase sigma factor, protein MSLELFLSEVVPVRQKLYRFAFRLLGNEEDAKDIIQDALLKVWHQQERMAELQNLEAWCMRIVRNLALDKIKSKKYRQADELDKAGELPALHQQSPHTVAEQQDTMKRVHAVINALPEKYRSIIQLRDMEGCSYQEIAEILDIDLNEVKVNLHRARKTVREKLQNMHVYGLQ, encoded by the coding sequence ATGTCCTTAGAATTGTTTCTTTCCGAAGTTGTTCCTGTCAGGCAAAAGCTGTATCGCTTTGCATTCCGCCTGCTGGGGAATGAGGAAGATGCAAAGGATATCATACAGGATGCTTTATTGAAAGTATGGCACCAGCAGGAAAGAATGGCAGAGCTGCAAAACCTGGAGGCCTGGTGTATGCGTATCGTGCGCAACCTGGCATTGGATAAGATCAAGTCGAAGAAATACCGGCAGGCTGATGAGCTGGACAAGGCAGGGGAGTTGCCGGCATTGCATCAGCAAAGCCCGCATACCGTAGCCGAACAGCAGGATACCATGAAACGGGTACATGCGGTGATTAATGCCCTGCCGGAAAAATACCGCTCTATTATCCAGTTGAGGGATATGGAAGGCTGCTCCTACCAGGAGATTGCAGAAATTCTGGATATAGATCTGAATGAGGTGAAAGTGAATTTACACCGTGCCCGTAAAACGGTACGGGAGAAACTACAAAATATGCATGTGTATGGATTACAGTGA
- a CDS encoding ABC transporter permease has protein sequence MIRYTLKKIAYGILVLLGVTVLVFFLFNVLPGDPARLTLGQRADVASLENVRRELHLDKPLPVQFILYLNDLSPIGVHTQQEATANLKYVTLAHLPAGKILVLKTPYLRRSYQGKKDVWEILTEALPGTLILATTAMIFATVVGIGLGVLSAVKQNTWMDTGAVFASVTGISAPSFFAGIVLAYLFGFVLSSYTGLHMTGSLYDIDPFAGRTLNLRNLILPAITLGIRPLAIIVQLTRSAMLDVLHQDYIRTAYAKGLGKQTVIWKHALRNALNPVITAITGWFAELLAGAFFVEYIFGWKGIGKVTVDALDKFDFPVVMGAVLFTAGIFVLVSLLADILYSWVDPRIKYN, from the coding sequence TGAAAAAGATCGCATATGGAATACTGGTACTGTTAGGTGTAACGGTACTGGTATTCTTCCTGTTCAACGTACTTCCGGGCGACCCTGCCCGTCTTACCCTGGGGCAAAGGGCAGATGTGGCCTCCCTGGAAAATGTGCGCCGGGAACTACACCTGGATAAGCCCCTGCCTGTTCAATTCATTTTGTACCTTAATGATTTATCACCTATCGGTGTACACACACAGCAGGAGGCCACTGCTAATCTCAAGTATGTAACCCTGGCTCATTTGCCAGCCGGAAAGATCCTGGTGTTAAAAACGCCTTACCTGCGCCGCTCTTACCAGGGCAAAAAAGATGTGTGGGAAATACTGACAGAGGCGTTGCCGGGTACACTTATACTGGCTACTACAGCAATGATCTTTGCTACGGTAGTGGGAATAGGCCTTGGCGTACTGTCTGCTGTAAAGCAAAATACCTGGATGGATACCGGGGCTGTTTTTGCCAGTGTGACCGGCATTTCAGCGCCCTCTTTCTTTGCCGGTATAGTGTTGGCCTATCTGTTTGGCTTTGTTTTAAGTAGTTATACCGGTTTGCATATGACCGGCAGCCTGTATGATATCGACCCGTTTGCCGGGCGTACCCTTAATCTGCGTAACCTCATTTTACCGGCTATCACCCTGGGAATAAGACCCCTCGCTATTATTGTGCAACTTACCCGCAGTGCCATGCTGGACGTATTGCACCAGGATTATATCCGTACCGCCTATGCCAAAGGGCTGGGCAAACAAACCGTAATCTGGAAGCACGCCTTGCGTAATGCGCTCAACCCCGTGATTACCGCTATTACGGGCTGGTTTGCAGAATTGCTGGCGGGGGCCTTCTTTGTGGAATATATCTTTGGATGGAAAGGCATCGGTAAGGTAACCGTGGATGCCCTCGATAAATTTGATTTCCCGGTAGTAATGGGAGCCGTATTGTTTACAGCTGGTATCTTTGTACTCGTAAGCCTGTTGGCAGATATCCTGTATAGCTGGGTAGACCCCCGTATAAAATATAATTAA